From Anopheles arabiensis isolate DONGOLA chromosome 3, AaraD3, whole genome shotgun sequence, a single genomic window includes:
- the LOC120902155 gene encoding cell wall integrity and stress response component 2-like, giving the protein MARRMRYGAVVLLVLLVAGSLAMYATNNERCTCAPGPPDYLCPSAPLLQVYLPHELYCTRYYKCTDGRAIEFQCPYGLYFDTQNNTCTCDFTQCYRTDPCIVFVDSCRCCNRQFENTGLAPENFYVCYNDGYAVATTCPVALDPCTGSQVQLQFVNQKCEVPPPSTTTVATTTTTAASTTTTTTEATTTTTTEATTTTTTEATTTTTTEATTTTTAAP; this is encoded by the exons ATGGCCCGCAGGATGAGGTACGGTGCAGTGGTGCTGCtagtgctgctggtggctgGCAGTCTCGCCATGTACGCCACCAACAATGAGCGCTGTACGTGCGCCCCCGGACCGCCGGACTATCTCTGCCCGTCGGCACCGCTGCTGCAGGTGTACCTGCCGCACGAGCTGTACTGCACCCGCTACTACAAGTGTACCGATGGGCGTGCGATCGAGTTCCAGTGTCCTTACGGATTGTACTTCGATACGCAGAACAATACCTGTACGTGTGACTTTACGCAGTGCTACCGGACAGATCCCTGCATCGTGTTTGTTGAtagctgccgttgctgcaacAGACAGTTCGAAAACACGGGCCTGGCGCCGGAAAATTTCTACGTCTGCTACAACGACGGATATGCGGTGGCGACGACCTGCCCGGTAGCGCTCGATCCCTGCACCGGCTCGCAGGTGCAGCTACAGTTTGTAAATCAAAAGTGTGAGGTGCCACCGCCGT CTACTACCACGGTGGCTACCACGACCACGACAGCGGCCTCAACCACGACGACAACAACCGAGGCTACAACAACGACCACCACGGAGGCTACAACAACGACCACCACGGAGGCTacgaccacgaccaccacgGAGGCTACTacaacgacgacggcggccCCGTAA